ctttgccGTGTTTTGCTAactttttcaattcaaatggGCCCATCACTtcctttttcttgttgttttgCACAATTATTTGGCACAATCTGACCGCGACTTCCATCCCATTTCTTCTTGTTTGCTTATTTTGCCTTCCAATTTTATATGCTTTCATGCTCTATACTAAATAACTAAAATGGTCCCtgtgatttgcataacacatcactttggtttCTGAGAtcaaaaatcaatagaaatggtcactGAGATTGTCTACCATTCATCATTTTGGCCATTCtattaaaaactctttgggcaattttcaaagcttcataacttAATCGTttattaaccaaattcgactcataatatatcaaaatgaagataggaaaatgtagaataagattatacttaTTTGGAAGCCAAATGGTTAGTgaatcaaggaacttcatggATTTGGGATACCCAACAGTCAACACACATACAATATAAGTTAGGAATGACGATTGTCGTATCATTTGGCTATACCAAAAGATTTTTTGGCATCCGAAGGATTATTCTTCCGtagaaatttcaaaagatgataaagttgaactaatcaaatttcaacaagtttgaaaaatcaactatttatatatatgaggATCATAATTAGAAAAAGGGTTGTCTAAATGGTGGGGTACTCATTGACACATGACCTAAAATAGAGGAAAAGTCATACAGTTTACTTTTTAAGTGTTTCAGGAATAAGAGTGGCAAGTTCCAAATTGGAGTAATGCAATTTTCATCTTAAGAGGCTGTAAtactggttataaaaaaaaaggtctttggcacgcggataataatgtgattaaattgttgtcaaatgattgtttttttttttttttttgaacaaacgatattatctacactaaggggagggggtgggcttaacctcacaatgggctatctataatgtgattcaatcagttgtttattaaatattattttctctattcttaatataaattcaatagagaccgattttattatgtggattcagctgttttaattgatttatgaggggtttcttctagcatgatctaagattattcatttactttaaatatttgacttttcttttgtcaatttatgcatataaatacatttaaaatatgtaAGTCTGCGTAGTatgccgtgattcaaaaaatgtcttctgcATACacgtttgttttgtttaagtgTATATGGgcctttggtttgtaaattaaTGCTGCAATAAAATTTTGTTCCTTTCAAATGGGCCTTTGATTTGTAAATTATTGCCGCAATAAAATTATGTTCCTTTCCACGGGAAGGATTTcccgaaaaattaaaaaaaaaattcttttgccAACAGCAATACGTCTGTATGATTCGACTTATCCCACACCTGGGTAAGTCAACGACCACACAAGTGAAGTTAGAGACAACATGATCTCTCTTCCAACTTGTTTCTTTCTGTATTTCTCTCTTTCGCTGGATTATTTTCATCAGGGTTCTGGAAAAGCTTCAAGTTGATCAGTCTTTCATATTCGATCTCTCCAGATCTTAATATTTCCCAATCAACTTCTTTCCTGATTCAGAGGTACTCTCACTGACTTAATTACACTTGGAGAACTAATTACCATATAATTATAGTCTTCTCTTACATTTCTTATAATATTGTATAACGACTGTTAATTTGTGATGACTTTTTGGTCCCTCAGAATGTTTATGAAACCCACCAAGatagaaaaattgtttttttcatttttttgttgataGAAGTGATTATATTGGGGAAGGAGATTCGAATTCAGTGTATATGTTATGAAATAGATCCGGATGGATTTGTAGGTTATGAATAATATATATGGATGGATTGCAGGTTATGAAATATAAATTGTGGGGTTTGCAGGTTATTAGTAtggcttcttcctcttcctctgctGCTGCTATCTCGTCACCTCGAAGAAAGTATGATGTGTTTCTTAGTTTCAGAGGTGAGGACACCCGCAACACTTTCACCAGCCACCTTCATGCTGCTTTACTTCGAAAGAAACTTCACACCTACATAGATGACAAACTTGAGAGAGGGGATGAAATCAGACCTGCCCTTCTAGAAGCTATTGAGAAATCAAGGCTTTCGGTGATCATTTTCTCAAAAAGCTACGCTTCTTCCACATGGTGTCTGGATGAACTCGTGCATATACTAGGATGCAAGGAAAGGGATGGACAGTTTGTTATACCCGTTTTTTACAACATCAGTCCACAGGATGTACGAAAACAACAGGGGAGTTATGCAGATGCATTTGCCAAGCTTGAAGAACGTTTCAAGCTTGAAGAAGGTATGGACAAGGTGCTTAAGTGGAGGGATGCTTTGCAGAAAGCTGCCAACCTATCTGGTTATGATTATTCAAACAAAGCCGGGTAACTAACTTTGCAACTCTTGCAGAATTTTTTTACTTGTGACCTTTGTTTCAAACAAGATTCATTAATGCAGGACTTAGTAACTATTTTTTTCCTTCGTGGTTACTTATATTTTCCAGGACAGAGGCTGATTCCATTGAGAAACTTGTCCAAGTTATATTGAACAAATTGGATTGCAAAAGCTCAAGTAATTTAAAGGGCCTAGTTGAAATTGAAACCAAAGTTGAGCAAATTGAATGGTTACTATGCCTTGATTCATCGGATGTTTGCATTGTAGGTATTTGGGGCATGGGTGGTATTGGCAAGACCACCCTTGCTGATGTTGTATATCACCGACTCTCTTCCAAGTTTGAAGCTTGCTGTTTTCTTAAAAATGTTAGAGAAAATTCCGAAGGAAAAGACGGAATATATAACTTACGAAATGAACTTCTCCGTGAGATTTTAgatgataaaaatataaatattaagaCTCCATCTATAGGATCAGAGCTTATTAAAGGGAGGCTCCGTCATACAAAGGTACTCATTGTTCTTGACGACGTGAATGATTCAAGGCAATTAGAACTTCTAGTTGGAGATGATCTTGAGTTTGGTGTCGGAAGTAGAATCATTATAACAACTCGAGATCGGAGCTTACTCGATGAAAAGGTGGTTGAtgacaaaatttacgaggtcaAGGGATTGAAACATGATGGCGCTCTTCAGCTCTTTCATTTGCATGCTCTGAAAAATAAGTCTCCTACGACAGTTTATACAGAGTTTTCAAGAAAGGTGATACATTATATTCGAGGCATTCCATTGGCTCTTAAAACTTTGGGTGCCTTATTCCGTCGCTGCGATACAGAAGAAGACTGGGATGAAGAATTGAACAGATTGAAAAAATTTCCTAGCGAAAAAGTTCAGAATGTGTTGAGACTTAGTTACGATGGAttagaagaaaatgagaaggaatgCTTTCTTGACATTGCATGTTTTCTGAAAGGGGCAGATGTTTATTACGCAAAAAGAATATTAGGTATTCGGGGAATCCAAATTCTCATTGACAAGtctctcatatcaatttcagAGACGAATTGCTTAGAGATGCATGATTTGGTGCATGAAATGGGCCGGACAATTGTTCACGAACAATGCAAGGACGAGCCAGGAAAACGTAGTAGGTTGTGGGCTGCTGATGATGTCTATCATGTACTGGAGAATGATACGGTAAGAACCAAAAATCATGAACTTTCTATGACGGGACCATGGAAACTCATTTTGTATAAGCATACGTCAACAAAAGTAGTTTTTAGTAAGCTGTGTTGTACATTTATTCTCATTATACTATTTTCTCTTGATTTCCAGGGAACTTCAACAGTTCAATGCATATCCTTTGACACGTCTAACATTACACCGTTGGAATTATGTGGATCACCCTTCGAGAAGATGTCTAATTTAAGATTGTTGATAATTCATGATTCTCGTCGAAGGCTCATGCACAAGGGTTTCTTTAAGTTTGGTGCAAAATGGATGCAACAGGTTTATCATGCTGATCTCTTTGACAAGTTGAACAACAACAATCTGGACCTTTCTCAAGGTCTTCAGTCTCTTCCCAATTCTCTCAGGTATCTTTACTGGCAGGGATACCCGTTGAAATCTCTTCCATCAAATTTTTCTCCACAAAATCTTGTTGAGCTTCGAATGCCCGGCAGCTTTGTTGGGGCAGAACTTTGGAGTAAAATCCAGGTATATATAtgcttcctcttcttttttctatgtttttttttatagaagtaTATATATGCTAACTTTTGTTCTTCGTATGAACTATGGTGCCTCTGGAAACCTATTCGGCCGAATTCAATAATGTTcttctttccatttttctttactttgttaCAGAATCTTGGGAACTTAAAAGTGATTGAACTAAGTTTTTGCATGCATCTGACTGAAGTTCCAGATCTCTCTCGCAGTAAAAAAATTGAGCATATAGTGCTTTATGCCTGTAAAAGATTGGTTCGAATTCCTTCTTATTTTAAAGATCTTGACAAGCTTAGGTGGCTGAATCTGGGAGGGTGCTCAAGTCTAGAATTCTTACCAGAGCTCCCAGTGCTATGTTGTCTTGAAGCAAGTGGCTGCCCGAACTTGAAGACAGTTTCAAGTTCAAGAAATTCACTCACACAAGCTTGGGATAAATATGAATTGTTTCGAGGGCGTTTTAACTTTGTTGATTGCcgaaacttggacgaaaatgcaaGGACCAATATAATGGCTGACACACAGTTAAGAATTATGCGAGTGGCAACTGGGCCATTGAAAACTCAGcaacataaagaagaagaaattgtcATGGTCTCTCTCTCACCCACGCACGCACTAGCACACACTTTCATACCTCCGTTATGCCATTTTTTCACGTGTTGAATAATTTACTGGATTTCCATGCATCAATGTTACAGGAAATGACTTCATCTATCCCTACCTCTTGTCGGGCTTTAGTTAGCACTGTATGTGCAGGAAATGAAATTCCAAATTGGTTCTGCCATCAAAATGAAGGATCTTCGATAACTATCAAGCTTCCCCGAAATTGGTATTGTAcagattttttgggttttgctctATCTGTTGTTCTCGATCGCCAATTGTATTATGGAGATATGATGCTTGGATGCTCGTgcaattttttgggttttgctctATCTGTTGTTCTCCCTCCCCAATTTTATCATACAGATCCGATGTTTGGATGCTCGTGCAATTTTAAAACTAATAGTGGTGAAAGCCATAAAACCATTTATCCTTCCCATTatccttttaatgaaaaagggGGAGTGGTTGCTTATTCGGAATTCAATCACGTATTTGTGTGGTATAGTGCGTTTGCACTTGGAGAGGGAGCAAATTTGAATCGCTCCAATTCTTTTTACAAACTTGTCACTGGGGCCTGTTTTGAGTTCAACGCTATGGATGCCTACCGCCTTCGCCGATTCGAGGTGAAAAAGTGCGGGATCAGCCTGCTGTATGCTGAAGATGTCGAGACCATCAAGTCGGGAGGAAACACAGGTTGGagtagccaaaaaaaaaagttagaaatgaaaaattaagaatttgagCTCTTCTTATTGTTTGTATTCTCATCTTTTAAGCTGTTTGTAAGCCTTGTGGCCGAGGGATTCCTAGTATTAGTCTTTGTTGTTAAAACGCATTGGCTCTCCAAGTAATTTATAAGAGACATTTTGATATAGGTggttcaattttgaattttttatatcaaacatcTATAGCTTTAggctctgttttttttttttttttctttaaaccaTTGATATCGTGGGTTTAGCAGAGAAATACTAGTAGATCTCAATATTAATTGTTATAAAAGcaacttttgatcaaacattcttttattaaatttttatatttcatttacttaatttatcatttaattcacaaattaatataaaaaaactcCAAAAATCAAGTAGTCTTATCTTATTTTCTCCTATAATAATTCGTTCCATAATCACTAGCAAAAGTACCCCGCATGTTGCTGCGAATGCCTTAAATATTTTgataatatatacacacacacacacatagaaaaaataaattattgaaactAGATTTATAGCAATTGGCAGTGTTCATAGCTATCAAAAGATTGAGACTGTTTAATTGCTCATTGTTCAAAAGATAGAGATTCTTG
This genomic stretch from Pyrus communis chromosome 2, drPyrComm1.1, whole genome shotgun sequence harbors:
- the LOC137724466 gene encoding disease resistance protein RUN1-like isoform X3; the encoded protein is MDGLQVMKYKLWGLQVISMASSSSSAAAISSPRRKYDVFLSFRGEDTRNTFTSHLHAALLRKKLHTYIDDKLERGDEIRPALLEAIEKSRLSVIIFSKSYASSTWCLDELVHILGCKERDGQFVIPVFYNISPQDVRKQQGSYADAFAKLEERFKLEEGMDKVLKWRDALQKAANLSGYDYSNKAGTEADSIEKLVQVILNKLDCKSSSIWGMGGIGKTTLADVVYHRLSSKFEACCFLKNVRENSEGKDGIYNLRNELLREILDDKNINIKTPSIGSELIKGRLRHTKVLIVLDDVNDSRQLELLVGDDLEFGVGSRIIITTRDRSLLDEKVVDDKIYEVKGLKHDGALQLFHLHALKNKSPTTVYTEFSRKVIHYIRGIPLALKTLGALFRRCDTEEDWDEELNRLKKFPSEKVQNVLRLSYDGLEENEKECFLDIACFLKGADVYYAKRILGIRGIQILIDKSLISISETNCLEMHDLVHEMGRTIVHEQCKDEPGKRSRLWAADDVYHVLENDTGTSTVQCISFDTSNITPLELCGSPFEKMSNLRLLIIHDSRRRLMHKGFFKFGAKWMQQVYHADLFDKLNNNNLDLSQGLQSLPNSLRYLYWQGYPLKSLPSNFSPQNLVELRMPGSFVGAELWSKIQNLGNLKVIELSFCMHLTEVPDLSRSKKIEHIVLYACKRLVRIPSYFKDLDKLRWLNLGGCSSLEFLPELPVLCCLEASGCPNLKTVSSSRNSLTQAWDKYELFRGRFNFVDCRNLDENARTNIMADTQLRIMRVATGPLKTQQHKEEEIVMEMTSSIPTSCRALVSTVCAGNEIPNWFCHQNEGSSITIKLPRNWYCTDFLGFALSVVLDRQLYYGDMMLGCSCNFLGFALSVVLPPQFYHTDPMFGCSCNFKTNSGESHKTIYPSHYPFNEKGGVVAYSEFNHVFVWYSAFALGEGANLNRSNSFYKLVTGACFEFNAMDAYRLRRFEVKKCGISLLYAEDVETIKSGGNTGWSSQKKKLEMKN
- the LOC137724466 gene encoding disease resistance protein RUN1-like isoform X1 — protein: MDGLQVMKYKLWGLQVISMASSSSSAAAISSPRRKYDVFLSFRGEDTRNTFTSHLHAALLRKKLHTYIDDKLERGDEIRPALLEAIEKSRLSVIIFSKSYASSTWCLDELVHILGCKERDGQFVIPVFYNISPQDVRKQQGSYADAFAKLEERFKLEEGMDKVLKWRDALQKAANLSGYDYSNKAGTEADSIEKLVQVILNKLDCKSSSNLKGLVEIETKVEQIEWLLCLDSSDVCIVGIWGMGGIGKTTLADVVYHRLSSKFEACCFLKNVRENSEGKDGIYNLRNELLREILDDKNINIKTPSIGSELIKGRLRHTKVLIVLDDVNDSRQLELLVGDDLEFGVGSRIIITTRDRSLLDEKVVDDKIYEVKGLKHDGALQLFHLHALKNKSPTTVYTEFSRKVIHYIRGIPLALKTLGALFRRCDTEEDWDEELNRLKKFPSEKVQNVLRLSYDGLEENEKECFLDIACFLKGADVYYAKRILGIRGIQILIDKSLISISETNCLEMHDLVHEMGRTIVHEQCKDEPGKRSRLWAADDVYHVLENDTGTSTVQCISFDTSNITPLELCGSPFEKMSNLRLLIIHDSRRRLMHKGFFKFGAKWMQQVYHADLFDKLNNNNLDLSQGLQSLPNSLRYLYWQGYPLKSLPSNFSPQNLVELRMPGSFVGAELWSKIQNLGNLKVIELSFCMHLTEVPDLSRSKKIEHIVLYACKRLVRIPSYFKDLDKLRWLNLGGCSSLEFLPELPVLCCLEASGCPNLKTVSSSRNSLTQAWDKYELFRGRFNFVDCRNLDENARTNIMADTQLRIMRVATGPLKTQQHKEEEIVMEMTSSIPTSCRALVSTVCAGNEIPNWFCHQNEGSSITIKLPRNWYCTDFLGFALSVVLDRQLYYGDMMLGCSCNFLGFALSVVLPPQFYHTDPMFGCSCNFKTNSGESHKTIYPSHYPFNEKGGVVAYSEFNHVFVWYSAFALGEGANLNRSNSFYKLVTGACFEFNAMDAYRLRRFEVKKCGISLLYAEDVETIKSGGNTGWSSQKKKLEMKN
- the LOC137724466 gene encoding disease resistance protein RUN1-like isoform X2, with amino-acid sequence MASSSSSAAAISSPRRKYDVFLSFRGEDTRNTFTSHLHAALLRKKLHTYIDDKLERGDEIRPALLEAIEKSRLSVIIFSKSYASSTWCLDELVHILGCKERDGQFVIPVFYNISPQDVRKQQGSYADAFAKLEERFKLEEGMDKVLKWRDALQKAANLSGYDYSNKAGTEADSIEKLVQVILNKLDCKSSSNLKGLVEIETKVEQIEWLLCLDSSDVCIVGIWGMGGIGKTTLADVVYHRLSSKFEACCFLKNVRENSEGKDGIYNLRNELLREILDDKNINIKTPSIGSELIKGRLRHTKVLIVLDDVNDSRQLELLVGDDLEFGVGSRIIITTRDRSLLDEKVVDDKIYEVKGLKHDGALQLFHLHALKNKSPTTVYTEFSRKVIHYIRGIPLALKTLGALFRRCDTEEDWDEELNRLKKFPSEKVQNVLRLSYDGLEENEKECFLDIACFLKGADVYYAKRILGIRGIQILIDKSLISISETNCLEMHDLVHEMGRTIVHEQCKDEPGKRSRLWAADDVYHVLENDTGTSTVQCISFDTSNITPLELCGSPFEKMSNLRLLIIHDSRRRLMHKGFFKFGAKWMQQVYHADLFDKLNNNNLDLSQGLQSLPNSLRYLYWQGYPLKSLPSNFSPQNLVELRMPGSFVGAELWSKIQNLGNLKVIELSFCMHLTEVPDLSRSKKIEHIVLYACKRLVRIPSYFKDLDKLRWLNLGGCSSLEFLPELPVLCCLEASGCPNLKTVSSSRNSLTQAWDKYELFRGRFNFVDCRNLDENARTNIMADTQLRIMRVATGPLKTQQHKEEEIVMEMTSSIPTSCRALVSTVCAGNEIPNWFCHQNEGSSITIKLPRNWYCTDFLGFALSVVLDRQLYYGDMMLGCSCNFLGFALSVVLPPQFYHTDPMFGCSCNFKTNSGESHKTIYPSHYPFNEKGGVVAYSEFNHVFVWYSAFALGEGANLNRSNSFYKLVTGACFEFNAMDAYRLRRFEVKKCGISLLYAEDVETIKSGGNTGWSSQKKKLEMKN